CTCGGCATGGCCGTACTCTTTCTCCTGGGCGCGGCCTGGCTCCAATTTTCCCTCAATCTGACCTGGGCCCGGGCCTGGACGCTGGGCGTGGCCCCGTTCCTGCTCTGGGGGCTGATCAAGACCGCCCTGGCCGTAATCACCGGCAGCTACCTGGCCCACGCCCGTCTTCTGCCCGCCCGCACCTAGCGCGGGAACGTCCATGGCGGCTCACGGCATCTCCCGACTTCAGGCCGACACCCGAACGGTGGCCTTCCTGCGCAGTTTCCTGCGTTGCTACCTGACCGGCGCGGCATTCAACACGCGCGGCATGCAGAACATCGGCCTCATGTACGCCATACTGCCGGGTCTGACGGCCATCCACAAGGACCCCAAGGACCTGCGGGCAGCCCTGAAGCGCTACGCCCGCCATTATCAGTCGCACCCCTTCTGGACGCCGTGCATGGTCGGCATACTGCTCAACGTGGAGACGACCATCAGCGCGGGCCACTTCCCGCCACGCATGCTGGCCAAGGTCCGGGACACCACCAGCTACACCCTATCTGCCATCGGCGACTCGGTCTTCGCGGGCAGCCTGCTCATCTTCTGGGCATTGTTGACCATCTGCCTGCTCCTGACCGGCTTCCCGTTCCTGGCCTTTTTCCTGGGGCTGGCCATGTTCGCGGGCCTTCAGGTTTTCCGGGCCTACACTTTCATCGGCGGGGTCAAGCAGGGATTCCGCTTCCTGGAACGGCTCAGACGCTGGGACCTGATCAACTGGGGCACCAAGGTCAAGTACGCCAACGCGGCCCTGCTGTTGTGGCTGTGGACGCTCATCTGGCCACGCCCCTTCGACTGGTGGGAATTCGCGGTCGGCCTGACCGCGCTGATGCTCTTCGCCCGCTACGTGCGCACCGGCCTGTTCTCCAGGGTCTTGGC
This region of Desulfovibrio sp. Huiquan2017 genomic DNA includes:
- a CDS encoding PTS system mannose/fructose/sorbose family transporter subunit IID, with the translated sequence MAAHGISRLQADTRTVAFLRSFLRCYLTGAAFNTRGMQNIGLMYAILPGLTAIHKDPKDLRAALKRYARHYQSHPFWTPCMVGILLNVETTISAGHFPPRMLAKVRDTTSYTLSAIGDSVFAGSLLIFWALLTICLLLTGFPFLAFFLGLAMFAGLQVFRAYTFIGGVKQGFRFLERLRRWDLINWGTKVKYANAALLLWLWTLIWPRPFDWWEFAVGLTALMLFARYVRTGLFSRVLAVAVFVGLIELFPWIETTARNAFGL